Part of the Acidimicrobiia bacterium genome is shown below.
TCGCACGATGGCCATTGGACGGTCTGGGCCACAGAGTTCAAGCAGGTCAGCCACCGTGGCACCTACACGTTTGGGAGATTCAAACAACACGGTGGTGCGTTCTTCGACGGCAATTTCTGCCAAACGTTGCTTACGTTCTTGACCTTTGCGGGGCAAAAAACCTTCCATACACCAGCGCTGGGTAGGTAGTCCACTTATTACGAGCGCCGCAACGGGGGCCGCCGGGCCAGGAACCACCGTTACTTGGTGGCCGGCTGCCAGAGCGATTTTTACCAACCGCTCGCCGGGGTCAGAAATCCCGGGGGTTCCGGCATCAGTGACTACTGCTACTTGTTGCCCGTCGTCGAGCCAAGCCACCACGCGTTGGGCGGCTCGATCTTCGGTGTGAGCATCTAGACGCATCAACCGTACGCCGTCCACTCCAGCGTGTTGCAGCAACCGACCAGTTCGGCGGGTGTCTTCGCAAGCCACCACGTCAGCGGCGGCTAGGGCTTCTACGGCTCGCGGTGAAAGGTCACCCAGGTTGCCTATAGGGGTTGCTACCAAAGTCAAAACACTCATAGCTAGCGAACCTCCAGTTCGTCGCCTACGGCAAGGCCCCAACGCT
Proteins encoded:
- the rsmI gene encoding 16S rRNA (cytidine(1402)-2'-O)-methyltransferase produces the protein MSVLTLVATPIGNLGDLSPRAVEALAAADVVACEDTRRTGRLLQHAGVDGVRLMRLDAHTEDRAAQRVVAWLDDGQQVAVVTDAGTPGISDPGERLVKIALAAGHQVTVVPGPAAPVAALVISGLPTQRWCMEGFLPRKGQERKQRLAEIAVEERTTVLFESPKRVGATVADLLELCGPDRPMAIVREVTKLHEEVFRGSLQEASDWASKEIKGEVVLVLGGAPPPAEADDLRLGQVLEEILASGVSTRDAADEAARRLGVSRRRAYSSALDLRGDR